A stretch of the Duncaniella dubosii genome encodes the following:
- a CDS encoding 4Fe-4S binding protein: MLRRIRQTVAFVVIVLITLLFLDFTGSVHVWFGWLAKVQFLPALLALNLGVVIGLMVLTLVFGRIYCSVICPLGIMQDGFARLGRMAKKNRYRYSPAKNVLRYAMLALMAAGILLGIGSLVALLAPYSAYGRIVQSLLAPVWQWGNNLLASWAESRDSYAFYTVDLWMRGGVTLAVAVATLTVLAVLAWRNGRTYCNTICPVGTVLGFFARFAWLKPVIDTSKCNGCGLCARNCKAACIDSKNHSIDYSRCVDCMECLAKCHRGAISYSALRPVRKENPVKPATCKVDADASRRQFLGATATVAVAAVANAREKTVDGGLAAITDKKIPSRHTRIVPPGAVSLRNMASHCTACQLCVSVCPNGVLRPSADLLTLMQPESSYERGYCRPECTKCSEVCPAGAIRPISVADKSSVQIGHAVWVRENCIPLTDGVECGNCARHCPVGAITMVASDPSVEGSRKIPVVNTERCIGCGACENLCPSRPFSAIYVEGHEVHRTI, from the coding sequence ATGCTTCGTAGAATCCGACAGACAGTGGCGTTTGTCGTCATCGTGCTGATAACGCTGCTTTTTCTTGACTTTACAGGCTCGGTCCACGTTTGGTTCGGCTGGCTGGCCAAAGTCCAGTTTCTCCCGGCATTGCTTGCCCTTAACCTCGGGGTTGTCATCGGACTGATGGTGCTCACCCTTGTATTCGGACGCATCTATTGCTCGGTCATCTGTCCGCTCGGCATAATGCAGGACGGTTTTGCCCGTTTGGGAAGGATGGCAAAGAAAAACCGCTACCGCTATTCTCCTGCTAAAAATGTGCTCCGCTATGCGATGCTTGCCCTCATGGCTGCTGGCATTCTTCTCGGCATCGGATCGCTCGTGGCTCTCCTTGCGCCATACAGCGCTTACGGGCGTATCGTTCAGAGTCTTCTCGCTCCCGTCTGGCAGTGGGGCAACAATCTCCTTGCTTCGTGGGCCGAATCCCGCGACAGCTATGCCTTCTATACAGTCGATCTCTGGATGCGCGGTGGTGTGACTCTCGCTGTGGCCGTGGCTACTCTCACCGTTCTTGCCGTCCTTGCGTGGAGAAACGGACGCACGTACTGCAACACCATCTGTCCTGTCGGGACGGTCCTCGGCTTTTTCGCCCGTTTCGCTTGGCTGAAGCCGGTCATAGACACCTCGAAGTGTAACGGCTGCGGCCTCTGCGCACGTAACTGCAAGGCGGCCTGCATCGACAGCAAGAACCACTCTATCGATTATTCCCGCTGTGTCGACTGCATGGAATGTCTCGCCAAATGTCATCGCGGTGCGATCTCCTATTCCGCTCTCCGCCCAGTCCGTAAAGAGAATCCGGTGAAACCTGCGACCTGCAAAGTCGATGCCGATGCCTCTCGCCGTCAGTTCCTCGGCGCGACTGCCACTGTGGCTGTCGCAGCTGTGGCCAATGCTCGGGAAAAGACTGTCGACGGCGGTCTTGCGGCTATTACCGACAAGAAAATACCTTCGCGCCACACGCGCATCGTGCCTCCCGGCGCTGTGAGCCTCCGCAACATGGCTTCTCACTGCACCGCCTGTCAGCTCTGCGTCTCGGTATGCCCCAACGGTGTGCTGCGCCCGTCGGCCGACCTGCTCACTCTGATGCAGCCCGAGTCGTCCTACGAACGGGGCTATTGCCGTCCGGAGTGTACGAAGTGTTCCGAAGTCTGTCCGGCCGGGGCGATCCGTCCGATATCTGTTGCCGATAAATCATCCGTTCAGATCGGACATGCCGTGTGGGTGCGTGAAAACTGCATCCCGCTCACCGACGGAGTCGAGTGTGGCAACTGTGCCCGTCACTGCCCGGTTGGCGCTATAACCATGGTGGCATCCGACCCCTCTGTCGAAGGTTCGCGAAAGATTCCCGTTGTCAACACCGAGCGCTGCATCGGATGCGGCGCGTGTGAGAATCTCTGTCCGTCGCGTCCCTTCAGTGCTATTTATGTCGAGGGCCATGAGGTCCACCGAACCATTTAA
- a CDS encoding endonuclease/exonuclease/phosphatase family protein has protein sequence MKRILLLPLLALLTALGVSAQSDPRQPLVFGVAFYNLENLFDTINNNGKYDLEFSPQGSRQWNSEKYWSKINNLAYCISKMVTKNTPMGPAIIGVSEIENKSVLDDLVRAKDIKQWRLQVVHHDSPDRRGVDVGLLYNPRLFKVLDVTNHTLVIPDNPNFRTRDQMCVTGILGGDTLSVIVNHWPSRLGGQERSSYLREAAGELSKHIADSLWAIRPNQGVIVMGDLNDDPQDKSCAVELGAKRDQDKVEPHGFFNPWWRVLDKGIGTLAYKGQWNLFDQIIVSGTLLKHNHGLLQYSSCKVNNFDFLFDTEGQRQGYPKRTFASGAWLNGYSDHFPTIIFLHKARK, from the coding sequence ATGAAGAGGATTCTGCTTTTACCGCTATTGGCGCTGCTGACAGCGCTCGGCGTGTCGGCCCAGTCCGATCCCCGCCAGCCTCTCGTATTCGGAGTGGCCTTCTACAACCTCGAAAACCTCTTTGACACCATCAACAACAACGGCAAGTATGACCTTGAGTTCTCCCCTCAGGGCTCACGCCAGTGGAACAGCGAGAAATACTGGAGCAAAATCAACAATCTCGCCTACTGCATTTCAAAGATGGTCACCAAAAACACACCTATGGGGCCGGCCATCATCGGCGTGTCGGAAATTGAGAACAAGTCAGTGCTCGACGACCTCGTGCGGGCCAAAGACATCAAACAGTGGCGTCTGCAGGTGGTTCACCACGATTCGCCCGACCGCCGAGGAGTTGACGTAGGGCTTCTCTACAATCCCCGACTGTTCAAAGTGCTCGATGTCACCAACCACACCCTCGTAATCCCCGACAACCCCAATTTCCGAACACGCGACCAGATGTGTGTCACCGGCATACTCGGCGGCGACACCCTGAGCGTAATAGTCAACCACTGGCCGTCGCGTCTTGGCGGACAGGAACGTTCGAGCTATCTGCGCGAAGCGGCGGGAGAACTGTCAAAACATATCGCCGACTCTCTCTGGGCCATCCGTCCCAATCAGGGTGTCATCGTGATGGGCGACCTCAACGACGACCCGCAGGACAAATCATGTGCAGTGGAGCTCGGGGCGAAACGAGATCAGGACAAGGTTGAACCTCACGGATTCTTCAACCCGTGGTGGCGCGTGCTCGACAAGGGCATCGGCACTCTGGCCTACAAGGGCCAGTGGAATCTATTTGACCAGATAATCGTCTCGGGAACCCTTCTCAAACACAACCACGGCCTGTTGCAATACAGCTCATGCAAGGTCAACAATTTCGATTTCCTCTTTGACACCGAAGGTCAGCGCCAAGGCTACCCGAAACGCACATTCGCATCGGGAGCATGGCTCAACGGCTATTCGGACCACTTCCCCACCATCATTTTCCTTCACAAAGCAAGAAAATAA
- a CDS encoding cytidylate kinase-like family protein: protein MKNDESMLPSHGQHPPFVITVGRQFGSGGRVLAKALAESLGIAYYDKELLVESAKHAGVNPEFFEKKDERFPSFLQGLFSFSMGVTPMCYYTGASSISDDGLYKSISEFLLHTSQEKSFVVVGRSSDYILRDHPRCLNIFVHAPMEECVKRIMGRNDAIDSIKAEAIARKTNKWRADYYNFFTDKTWGDAKSYDMTLDSSLLRMEDNVELVKTFLRLRGFID, encoded by the coding sequence ATGAAAAACGACGAATCCATGCTGCCATCCCACGGACAACACCCGCCATTCGTAATCACCGTCGGCCGCCAGTTCGGCAGCGGAGGCCGTGTGCTCGCCAAGGCACTCGCCGAGTCGCTCGGCATCGCCTACTATGACAAGGAACTTCTTGTGGAATCAGCCAAACATGCCGGCGTGAATCCCGAATTTTTTGAGAAGAAGGACGAACGCTTCCCATCGTTCCTCCAAGGGCTTTTCAGCTTCTCGATGGGTGTCACACCGATGTGCTACTACACAGGGGCATCCTCAATCAGTGACGACGGACTCTATAAAAGCATCAGCGAATTCCTTCTCCACACATCGCAGGAGAAATCGTTTGTCGTAGTCGGCCGCAGTTCGGACTATATCCTCCGCGACCACCCGCGCTGTCTGAACATCTTCGTCCACGCCCCTATGGAGGAATGTGTCAAACGTATCATGGGCCGCAACGACGCGATAGACTCCATAAAAGCCGAGGCCATCGCACGAAAGACCAACAAATGGCGCGCCGACTACTACAACTTCTTCACTGACAAGACTTGGGGCGACGCAAAAAGCTATGACATGACCCTCGACTCATCGCTACTCCGAATGGAGGACAACGTAGAACTGGTCAAAACATTCCTGCGGCTGCGAGGCTTCATTGACTGA
- a CDS encoding carboxypeptidase-like regulatory domain-containing protein, which yields MRLKLFLLLLLAAILPSFAQSTGVAGTVVDNNTGAPVAGANVMLDKQGIYVTTGPSGDFSISNAQPGEDLLVIVAYGYNDLTVDIDMTKGKIIDLGDLKMLSSNLNNVFYEDQNDMFFDQALLEDEEGSAQSIAALTGASDDVYYNAASYNFQPMRFRVRGYDSKFTETYVNGINFNDLARGRFNYSTLGGMSRAFRDKTTSLGLGAANFGFGNIGGATDINTRAAHYAPGFNGSVAYTNSNYMLRAMAMYSTGLNKNGWAFTISAIGRYAKEGVIEGTFYNSFGLFASLEKVFNEKHSLNLTVWGAPTQRATNSATYEEAYSLTDNNLYNPNWGWQDGKKRSAKIVETFDPTAVLNWIWKPDKGTTLNTGAAFRAVNYSTSALNWYNAADPRPDYYRYLPSYFRASGNEEAADLYTDLWEHDENFRQINWGNLYQANYYNNIYGRGNNPDNHSSSYILENRHSNQINFMLNSVLNHRLNDNMTLQAGISFNYTRAHYYKTIRDLLGGEYWLDIDQYSERDFPDNPDMLQNNLLDPSRHVGKGDTFGYDYYINALHGNAWIQNVITLPQWDINYGLKIGYTQFQRDGKMMNGRAPKNSYGKGASHRFDTGALKAGATYKIDGRNFITAHAGYETVAPLFEYAYISPRIKDTAIEGLKPERILSGDISYAWNYRRFRGAITGFWTEMYDQTERTSYYDDQYSTFMNYVLKGVHTRYKGIEIGAAFKVTPSVTVSAAATFAQYQYKNRPKGTRSYENGMRPDTTQVVYLKNFYVGGTPQTAVNVGIDWAAPKSWFFNVNASWMGDAYVNLSPIHHEALPNLWEKYPSMDELEAKMEELASQDKLNDAFVLNASIGKLIYLNRKVSMNINLNVDNILNNKKIQTYGYQQGRFDYSNYDSTKYPNKYFYAQGIKVYLNVGIRF from the coding sequence ATGAGACTAAAACTGTTTCTGCTACTGCTTCTGGCGGCGATATTGCCGTCATTTGCCCAATCGACAGGCGTAGCCGGCACTGTGGTCGACAACAACACCGGCGCACCCGTGGCAGGGGCCAACGTGATGCTCGACAAACAGGGTATCTATGTCACCACCGGCCCGTCGGGAGACTTCTCCATCTCAAACGCCCAGCCCGGCGAAGACCTGCTCGTCATCGTGGCCTACGGATACAACGACCTGACAGTCGACATCGACATGACAAAAGGCAAAATCATCGACCTCGGAGACCTCAAGATGCTCTCGTCGAACCTCAACAATGTGTTCTACGAAGACCAGAACGACATGTTCTTCGACCAAGCACTCCTTGAGGACGAAGAAGGAAGCGCACAGTCAATCGCAGCCCTCACCGGCGCGAGCGACGACGTCTACTACAACGCAGCAAGCTACAACTTCCAGCCGATGCGCTTCAGAGTGCGCGGCTATGACTCGAAGTTTACCGAGACCTATGTCAACGGCATAAACTTCAACGACCTCGCACGCGGACGTTTCAACTACTCGACACTCGGCGGCATGAGCCGCGCATTCCGCGACAAGACAACTTCACTCGGACTCGGCGCAGCCAACTTCGGCTTCGGAAACATAGGCGGCGCGACCGACATCAATACCCGCGCTGCACACTACGCACCCGGATTCAACGGTTCTGTGGCCTATACCAACTCCAACTATATGCTCCGCGCGATGGCCATGTATTCCACCGGCCTCAACAAGAACGGCTGGGCATTCACGATCTCGGCTATCGGACGCTATGCGAAGGAAGGAGTCATAGAAGGAACGTTCTACAACTCATTCGGACTATTCGCATCACTCGAAAAGGTGTTCAACGAGAAACACTCTCTCAATCTCACCGTCTGGGGCGCACCAACCCAGCGCGCCACCAACTCAGCGACCTACGAGGAGGCTTATTCGCTTACAGACAACAATCTCTATAACCCCAACTGGGGCTGGCAGGACGGAAAGAAACGCTCGGCCAAAATCGTCGAGACATTCGACCCGACCGCCGTCCTCAACTGGATATGGAAACCCGACAAGGGCACAACCCTCAACACAGGAGCGGCATTCCGCGCTGTCAACTATTCGACCTCGGCCCTCAACTGGTATAACGCAGCCGATCCCCGACCCGACTACTACCGCTACCTTCCCAGCTACTTCCGCGCCTCAGGCAACGAAGAAGCCGCCGACCTCTACACCGACCTCTGGGAGCATGACGAGAATTTCCGCCAGATCAACTGGGGCAATCTCTATCAGGCAAACTACTACAACAACATCTATGGCCGAGGAAACAATCCCGACAACCACTCGTCGAGCTACATTCTCGAGAACCGCCACAGCAACCAGATCAACTTCATGCTCAACTCGGTGCTCAACCACCGTCTGAACGACAACATGACCCTTCAGGCAGGAATCTCGTTCAACTACACCCGCGCACACTACTACAAGACCATCCGCGACCTTCTCGGCGGCGAATACTGGCTTGACATCGACCAATACAGCGAACGCGATTTCCCCGACAACCCCGACATGCTCCAGAACAACCTGCTCGACCCGAGCCGCCATGTGGGCAAAGGCGACACGTTCGGCTATGACTACTATATCAACGCCCTCCACGGCAACGCATGGATACAGAATGTCATCACCCTCCCGCAGTGGGACATCAACTACGGCCTTAAGATCGGCTACACCCAGTTCCAGCGCGACGGCAAGATGATGAACGGACGCGCACCCAAGAATTCATACGGCAAGGGTGCATCGCACCGCTTCGACACCGGCGCACTCAAGGCCGGCGCGACCTACAAAATCGACGGACGCAACTTCATCACCGCCCACGCAGGATATGAGACAGTGGCACCGCTCTTCGAATATGCCTATATCTCTCCGCGCATCAAAGATACCGCCATCGAAGGACTAAAACCCGAACGCATCCTTTCGGGCGACATCTCCTACGCATGGAACTACCGCCGTTTCCGTGGAGCGATCACCGGATTCTGGACAGAAATGTATGACCAGACCGAACGCACCTCATACTACGACGACCAGTATTCGACGTTCATGAACTATGTGCTCAAGGGAGTGCATACCCGCTACAAAGGCATCGAAATAGGCGCAGCCTTCAAGGTGACACCTTCTGTCACGGTCAGCGCAGCAGCGACATTCGCCCAATATCAGTACAAGAACCGTCCGAAGGGCACACGCTCATACGAAAACGGCATGCGTCCCGACACCACACAGGTTGTATATCTCAAAAACTTCTATGTCGGAGGCACTCCGCAGACAGCGGTCAATGTCGGCATCGACTGGGCTGCGCCCAAATCGTGGTTCTTCAACGTCAACGCTTCATGGATGGGCGACGCTTACGTGAACCTCTCGCCGATTCACCACGAGGCGCTTCCCAACCTATGGGAGAAATATCCATCGATGGACGAACTTGAAGCCAAGATGGAAGAACTCGCAAGCCAAGATAAGCTCAACGACGCATTCGTGCTCAACGCCTCAATCGGCAAGCTGATTTATCTCAACCGCAAGGTTTCGATGAACATCAACCTCAACGTCGACAATATTCTCAACAACAAGAAAATCCAGACCTACGGCTACCAGCAGGGACGTTTCGACTACTCGAACTACGACTCGACGAAATATCCCAACAAATATTTCTATGCCCAAGGCATCAAGGTGTATCTCAACGTCGGCATCAGATTCTGA
- a CDS encoding DUF5689 domain-containing protein, protein MKLYKSIFAVAAAGMSLGFTGCDNDFDRPPVIVPEATYEVNTAISEFKEMFWDIAQSNSSNTIPVNANGDSIILGGRIISSDKDGNVYQHIYFRDESGALDIRVHGYDLYESYPMGQEVRINVTGLLVGGYGKQMQIGTLYNGSVGGIEPEDFSIRAQRNGLPSLSDAEPYTVTISDLNSWINDKSKLIAWQCQLVKIENVSFVDGGKAAWCDNPGATGATNRTLKDADGNTIDVRTSNKCTFSSQILPKGTGTVVALLGYYASSKASWQLTFMDPESGCIDGFEFVDTPETPDEPTPGTTIYSALGEDASTIDWSYESNSVEGVEAVWTWKEYSGKHYLNASAYSGGKAIASKAYAYSPVIDLSKAKSASLTFEHAAKFQTTLRTLCCAVVREEGAASWTELAIPSWPEAGAWTFANSGSIDLSAYAGKKIHVGFKYGSDESGADTWEIRNLKISE, encoded by the coding sequence ATGAAATTATATAAATCAATATTTGCGGTGGCAGCCGCAGGCATGTCGCTCGGTTTCACCGGGTGTGACAATGATTTCGACCGTCCGCCGGTGATTGTGCCCGAAGCGACCTATGAGGTCAACACGGCCATCTCGGAATTTAAAGAAATGTTCTGGGACATCGCCCAGTCAAATTCATCGAACACCATACCGGTCAATGCCAACGGCGACAGCATTATCCTCGGAGGACGCATCATCTCGTCGGACAAAGACGGAAATGTCTACCAGCACATCTATTTCCGCGACGAAAGCGGAGCGCTCGACATCCGCGTCCACGGCTATGACCTCTACGAAAGCTATCCGATGGGACAGGAAGTGCGCATCAACGTGACCGGTCTGCTTGTCGGAGGCTACGGCAAGCAGATGCAGATCGGCACCCTCTACAACGGAAGTGTCGGCGGAATCGAGCCTGAGGACTTCAGCATCCGCGCCCAGCGCAACGGACTGCCATCACTGTCCGATGCCGAGCCTTACACCGTCACCATCTCCGATCTCAACTCATGGATCAACGACAAGTCGAAACTTATCGCATGGCAATGCCAGCTCGTGAAAATCGAGAATGTCAGCTTCGTCGACGGCGGAAAGGCCGCATGGTGTGACAACCCCGGAGCGACAGGCGCTACAAACCGCACCCTGAAAGATGCCGATGGCAACACTATCGATGTCCGCACGAGCAACAAGTGTACGTTCTCGTCACAGATACTTCCCAAGGGCACAGGCACAGTAGTTGCCCTGCTCGGATACTATGCCTCATCGAAGGCATCATGGCAGCTGACTTTCATGGATCCTGAAAGCGGCTGCATCGACGGATTCGAGTTTGTCGACACACCCGAAACCCCTGACGAGCCTACACCCGGCACAACCATCTACTCGGCACTCGGCGAGGACGCTTCGACAATCGACTGGAGCTATGAATCAAACAGCGTCGAGGGAGTAGAGGCCGTGTGGACATGGAAAGAATACAGCGGCAAACACTATCTCAACGCCAGCGCATATTCAGGAGGCAAGGCCATTGCATCTAAGGCTTATGCCTACTCGCCTGTCATCGACCTCAGCAAAGCCAAATCCGCCAGTCTCACATTTGAACATGCAGCCAAATTCCAGACCACACTCCGCACGCTCTGCTGCGCGGTGGTCCGCGAGGAGGGGGCAGCCTCATGGACGGAACTTGCAATCCCTTCATGGCCCGAAGCCGGAGCATGGACATTTGCGAACTCCGGCTCAATCGACCTCTCGGCCTATGCCGGTAAAAAAATCCATGTGGGATTCAAATACGGTTCTGACGAAAGCGGAGCTGACACATGGGAAATCAGAAATCTGAAAATTAGCGAGTAA
- a CDS encoding DUF6359 domain-containing protein, with protein sequence MRNFKTYLSLLFAGALSLTACQDDFDAPGMKTPESTWLGDTEKYEAKTIGQIKAEFWEDADNYYKEIGETDNGKHLLVKGRVISSDASGNIYKSLVIQDETGALAMSINANSMSNQYRRGQEVVIDLTGMTIGKYAGLQQLGSPEDSQQYGQQTTFMPYQLFVGHSQLNGEPNLADVDTLTVNSLSELSGGPEVLRKWQSQLVRFNNCYFADGGKEPFASSKETVNRALTLSDGGTINVRTSGYSNFYSDILPEGHGDVVGILSYHTSGGWQLLLLDRRGCMNFGNPTIGPGAEDNPYTVDQAISIINNGGSASNVWLTGYIVGAVAPGVQTVSSNADIQFSGEPDLDNTIVIAQSADCTDWTKCMVISLPQGSKLRQYGNLPDNPSNYKKQMWICGNFGTELSMPAVTGNNGSASTFRIDGVDVPGGDEPAPGDGDGTKDKPYSVTQVIAMNPSSTTESPANGSQIWVTGYIVGSMPTGGASTTLDGTNFSTADAAVTNIVIAATPDCVNPAQCIGIQLPTNTVAPGVRNALNLKDHPGNLGKQVSLFGDVMKYCGGPGLKNTSQYIIDGGGTTPDVPGETVTSLNESFPGKVKPAGWSSKMIAGDKDWYYTEFNSISYAAMTGYKGTAPFDSWLLSPAVDMSKVSNKTLSFETQVNGYGSTTTQFEVYVLTSADPSTATKTKLNPTIASAPASGYSSWVSSGSLDLSSFSGVVYIGFRYYATSDANFATWCVTNVKLNADGGNDPGDNPGDNPGDDKPISGNSADFNTMGDAASSPYTTHTSASGWVATNSLLLQGGPANGNPVFSVFGDASNYAVCLNGKSGSQGVLTSPSIANGLGTLKFDYCLPYSDNQVKLTINIKQDGKVVATDVLENKGMTKLQKYEYSHAFNIAGNFVIEIANDGPSASSSNKDRTAIWNLTWTSK encoded by the coding sequence ATGAGAAATTTCAAGACATATCTGAGCCTGCTATTCGCCGGCGCGCTCTCGCTGACAGCCTGTCAGGACGATTTCGACGCTCCGGGCATGAAGACGCCGGAATCAACATGGCTCGGCGACACCGAAAAATACGAGGCAAAAACCATCGGCCAGATCAAGGCTGAATTCTGGGAGGATGCCGACAACTATTACAAGGAAATCGGCGAGACAGACAACGGGAAGCATCTTCTGGTGAAAGGACGCGTGATTTCGTCGGACGCCTCAGGCAACATCTACAAGTCGCTCGTCATTCAGGACGAGACCGGCGCACTGGCCATGAGCATCAACGCCAACTCGATGAGCAACCAGTATCGACGCGGCCAGGAAGTGGTCATCGACCTCACAGGAATGACTATCGGTAAATATGCCGGACTCCAGCAGCTCGGTTCGCCGGAGGACTCTCAGCAATACGGCCAGCAGACCACGTTCATGCCCTACCAGCTGTTTGTCGGACATTCTCAGCTCAACGGCGAGCCTAATCTCGCGGATGTCGACACCCTGACCGTCAATTCTCTCTCTGAACTGTCGGGCGGACCTGAAGTGCTCCGCAAGTGGCAGAGCCAGCTGGTGAGATTCAACAACTGCTATTTCGCCGACGGAGGCAAAGAGCCTTTCGCATCAAGCAAAGAAACAGTCAACCGTGCGCTGACTCTCTCGGACGGCGGAACAATCAATGTCCGCACCAGCGGTTACTCGAACTTCTATTCCGACATTCTTCCCGAAGGCCACGGCGACGTGGTAGGTATACTCAGCTACCATACAAGCGGTGGCTGGCAGCTGCTGCTCCTTGACCGACGCGGGTGTATGAACTTCGGCAACCCGACCATCGGCCCGGGCGCCGAGGACAATCCCTACACCGTCGACCAGGCAATCTCGATCATCAACAACGGCGGTTCGGCTTCAAACGTATGGCTGACAGGATATATCGTCGGCGCAGTAGCCCCGGGCGTACAGACCGTAAGCTCGAACGCCGACATCCAGTTCAGCGGCGAACCTGACCTTGACAACACGATCGTCATCGCCCAGAGCGCCGACTGCACCGACTGGACCAAGTGTATGGTCATCTCACTCCCGCAAGGCAGCAAACTACGCCAGTATGGCAACCTGCCCGACAATCCTTCGAACTACAAGAAGCAGATGTGGATCTGCGGTAATTTCGGAACTGAGCTTTCTATGCCGGCAGTGACAGGCAACAACGGTTCGGCATCGACATTCCGCATTGACGGAGTCGATGTCCCCGGCGGCGACGAACCCGCACCCGGCGATGGCGACGGAACAAAGGATAAGCCCTATTCGGTCACTCAGGTCATCGCAATGAATCCAAGCTCAACCACCGAATCGCCGGCCAACGGTTCTCAGATATGGGTGACCGGCTATATCGTAGGTTCAATGCCTACAGGCGGTGCATCGACAACTCTCGACGGTACTAATTTCAGCACTGCTGACGCCGCCGTCACCAACATAGTCATTGCCGCCACCCCCGACTGTGTGAACCCTGCACAGTGTATCGGCATACAGCTTCCGACCAACACAGTCGCTCCCGGAGTCCGCAATGCCCTCAACCTTAAAGACCATCCCGGCAACTTAGGCAAGCAGGTTTCTCTCTTCGGCGACGTTATGAAATATTGTGGAGGTCCCGGACTCAAAAACACCTCACAATATATCATCGACGGCGGCGGAACGACTCCCGATGTACCGGGCGAGACCGTCACATCGCTCAACGAAAGTTTCCCCGGCAAAGTAAAACCGGCAGGATGGTCATCAAAAATGATTGCCGGCGATAAAGATTGGTACTATACGGAATTCAACTCAATCTCCTATGCCGCCATGACCGGCTACAAAGGCACCGCTCCTTTTGACTCATGGCTGCTATCTCCGGCAGTGGACATGAGCAAAGTCAGCAACAAGACCCTCTCATTTGAGACTCAGGTCAACGGCTATGGCTCAACCACAACCCAGTTTGAGGTCTATGTCCTCACGTCGGCCGATCCATCGACAGCGACAAAGACAAAACTTAACCCGACAATCGCATCTGCTCCGGCAAGCGGCTACTCATCATGGGTCAGCTCAGGCTCACTTGACCTAAGTTCGTTCAGCGGTGTCGTCTATATCGGTTTCAGATACTACGCGACATCTGATGCAAACTTCGCCACATGGTGTGTCACCAATGTCAAGCTCAATGCTGACGGAGGCAACGATCCCGGCGATAACCCCGGAGACAATCCCGGCGATGACAAACCTATCAGCGGAAACAGTGCCGATTTCAACACGATGGGCGATGCGGCTTCAAGCCCTTATACGACCCACACATCGGCCAGCGGATGGGTTGCAACCAACTCTTTGCTTCTGCAAGGCGGCCCGGCAAACGGGAATCCGGTGTTTTCCGTATTCGGCGACGCATCAAACTATGCTGTATGTCTCAATGGCAAGAGCGGTTCGCAGGGAGTCCTGACCTCTCCGTCAATCGCAAACGGACTCGGGACTCTGAAGTTCGACTATTGTCTTCCTTATAGCGACAATCAGGTGAAACTGACCATCAATATCAAACAGGATGGCAAAGTCGTGGCAACCGACGTGCTTGAAAACAAAGGCATGACCAAGCTTCAGAAATATGAATACTCCCATGCGTTCAACATCGCCGGCAATTTTGTTATCGAGATTGCCAACGATGGTCCGTCGGCTTCCTCAAGCAACAAAGACCGCACAGCAATCTGGAATCTGACTTGGACAAGCAAATAA